One genomic segment of Hydra vulgaris chromosome 14, alternate assembly HydraT2T_AEP includes these proteins:
- the LOC105848101 gene encoding uncharacterized protein LOC105848101 isoform X2: MTNVAQSLFSISTTTHPIYSDILTTYGYNFTTNEWISPISNHATSTTPPTIINKIFKKKLFLLITLLVGTTLMMTVCFVVALKLRKHMRMREIERVLAPVYTYDISELEINGSFSNHDNENNRNNFLEENGNQLFIPLPDMEEVKLVDKVSRKKTVKNTTLYQV; the protein is encoded by the exons ATGACAAATGTTGCACAGAGTTTGTTTAGCATATCAACAACAACACATCCTATTTATAGTGATATTTTGACAACCTATGGGTATAACTTTACTACTAATGAATGGATTAGTCCAATATCAAATCACGCTACTTCTACAACACCCccaacaataataaataaaatctttaaaaaaaagctgtttcttCTTATTACCTTACTTGTAGGAACCACATTAATGATGACAGTCTGTTTTGTTGTG GCTTTGAAGTTACGAAAACATATGAG aatgcgTGAAATAGAAAGAGTTTTAGCACCTGTTTATACTTACGATATAAGTGAGTTAGAAATAAATGGTAGCTTTTCTAACCATGATAATGAAAATaacagaaataattttttagaagaaaatggAAATCag ttgtttattccACTTCCGGATATGGAGGAAGTAAAGTTAGTAGATAAAGtatcaaggaaaaaaactgtgaaaaatACTACGTTATATCAAGTTTAA